Genomic DNA from Penaeus chinensis breed Huanghai No. 1 chromosome 21, ASM1920278v2, whole genome shotgun sequence:
tatatacatatatacatatatattatatatataatatatatattatatatatcatatatatacatatatatacatatacaaatatatatacatatatatacatatatatacatatatatatacatatacatatatatatacatatacatatatatatacatatatatatacatatatatacatatatatacatatatatacatatatatacatatatatacatatatatatatatatatatatatatatatatatatatatatacatatatatatatacatatatatacatatatatatatatatatacatacatatatatatatttatatatatatatttatatatttatatatttatatatatatatacacatatatacatatatatatatatatatttatatatttatttatatatatacatatatacatatatatatatataatcatataatgtgtatgtgtgtatgtgtgtgtatatatatatatatatatatatatatatatatatatatatatatatataatcatataatgtgtatgtgtatatatatatatatatatatatatatatatatatatatatataatgtatatatgtacacacatcatATCGGATCTGTCCCTTTTCTCTGATATTTTAATTTAGTAAATTTTGTATTCATCCTCTTTGCTGAAAAATATTACTTCCATTACTTTTGTGTGAACATGTTTACCTTTAATGATTCATATTAGTCTCTATCAGTTATCTGAGTACAAATTTTTAAGGATGTAATACATCTTTCTGTATGTTGTTCTCTTTATAAGACAACAAAAGTATCTGCGATCTATGTTTGTGATTTGAATCTTTAATttctaataattctgataatattttgtAAACTAGACTCAAGGCTCTCCCTCTAAGTATTACAGCAGCATCATTTGCAAAGTACAATGCATGATGCATTTTATTGTCATCAAAGAAATATATGGTCAAGTCACCGCACTTTATTGATGACACCCTTCCTTATCATTCTGTTCCCGGGCAGTGTCATACTGATGTGAAAGAGGGTGAGGCTCAAGGGCCATGCATGCACGTGTAGAACAGATTTCAAATATTGGATGACCATAAGAATGTGGGACTGAGTTGAGAAGAGGACTGTTTATTTCATGGAAATGGTTGAACTCTTTGACCTTTAGTCAGTAAAATTATAACTCACTGTTTTCCTTAATTCAactaacatacaaataaatagcaGACATAAAAAATTGTACTTTACCAGTACCACTATTTCctaacaaaatattttaaaaatgtgaAGAGAAATTAAACAAATGCCTCTGGAAGCTTTCAGATATATTTCTAAAAGGCTGTCAGacataataaatgcatatataaaaatagttttCAGAAAATCTTTCTAAAAAATCATTTAAGATCACTTAAAGCGCCAAGCCTGTAGTGTACCCATATCATCAGCAGAAAAGACAAGCTTGTTTTGAGACGGATGCCAAAGGTGAGTTAGTATAGTGCTTATTTGTTCATCACGATGTCCGTCATGACAGAATACCTCTGTCCTATCACTGTGATCAGACACATCAAATACTTCAACAAGTTTACTGTAGcctgataatgaaagtaaattcCCTTCTGGACTGAAATGTATCTGATGATTACTTTTAGTCTGATCTtgtacttctttcttttcctcaaacACTGCTTCGCTTAATTTTCTAGTATCATAAACATTCACTCTGCCATTTGAATTGGCAAAAGCGACAAATTTTTCATCCTGGCTAATATCAATTTTCCAAAATCCAGATAAAGTATCAGAAGCTGTGATTTCCTGTATCACCTTTCCTGTCCCAAGTTCATACACATAGGTGATCCCTCTTTCACTCAGGCCTATGTATAGTTTTCCAGATCGATACACAATGCTGCTAATTTTCAAAGCATCGTCACTGCCTTTACGGCTTATCTGGCTTGGAAGTGAAGACAGCTGGGATACCTTGTTTGTATTGAAGTTGAAGTCTGTGAGATTAGTCACATCTGTTGCTGAGTATATACAGGATTCTGATTGTGCCAAGGTAGCATCTCCAGTATCATTTCTAATATCACATATGTGACTCATGACAtctgaaaaaaatgtataggCTATATATCACTGGTAGAAATAAAAATGGTTTTCATATAGGAAAACTAATGTGCATTTACAGTAAAATCCTTATTTcacataatatcaatatattaccaatattcataagtgtgtgtgtacgtgtgcgtgtgcgtgtgcgtgtgcgtgtgcgtgtgcgtgtgcgtgtgcgcgtgcgggtgggtgcatgcgtgcgtgcaagtgtgtgtgcatgggtgggtggatgtgtgtgtgtgtgtgtgtgtgtttgcacgggcgagtgcgtgcgtgcatgcatgcatatacgtgtgtgtgtggttgcatccatgtgttcctatatatatatatatatatatatatatatatatatatatatatatatatatatatatatatatatatgtatacattatatatatatatacatatatatatacacacacattatatatataaatatatatatatacatatatatatatatatatatatatatatatatatatatatatataattatatatatatatatatatatatatatatatatatatgtatacattatatatatatatatatatatatatatatatatatatatatatgtatacattatatatatatacatatatatatatatacacattttatatatagatagataaatatacctataaatactagatataaatatatatatatatatatggatacagataaatagataaagataaacaaatataagtacacagatatataagacCATTATAACACAAAAAGCAACTTTACCTGTTGGGTCACTGAAACTTGGgatattgtacatacacacactctttggACCAGATAAGACAACTTTTGAATTGATGACCAACATCTGAAATGAATATATAGCTGTCATTGTCTGCACTGTTTATCACTGTATATTTGAATACAAACTAAAATgactatatttatttttgtcttatatttacatttgaaaaaCTATATTCCTGACCAGTAAAGAGAGGCAAAGTAGCCAACCCAATTTTTCCTACCTAGTTGGAATGATGAAATTTTCAGGCATGATGTGTAAAATTATGCATGATCACTAACATTATGCAATATCATTTTGAGTGACATTATGCATTATTGTACTGAATGAAattatgcattattatcattctgagtGAAACTATGTGTTATTACTAACTTGTAAAGTCTATGCACAATAATGtacttataatgaaaattattcacTGTAAGAAAAAACTTTATAATCTATGTCACATAATTACCTGCAGTCTACTATTAGAACAAATCAAACATATTCTATATGGAaacctttaacccaatgccgtcggggaaaatgaacaaaaaatggggaaaatgctgtgcccattttctatattttttgtgaaatgtctgctcatagatggctctgctagtgcttagccacaaaggagtcaattaatagaccttgtgaccatacgtgatttgaattggcgggaaaaacgtgttttttactagtgctaaggatatcgatggtgttatttttattataaacattataattattataatgttttttaatattagtaacagcaaaataagataatgtaaaatatttcgtaaatcaaagaaaagggtgaacgggcgagacgggcagtactcctaactggctcattggtgacttagtaaaagtatagccatctatgtgtataaacaatcaaacaagtactaacagtgggcaaagcacgtgtctacccgtcgtatccgtcggcaaggggttaacaccaaaaaaagaatatttatccAAAATCACACACAATGACCTCAATCTATCAATTAGAATAGCAATAAAACATATTCAGTTTAGAAATATTCAATAATCCTCACTCACACTACCTCCTTTGTCCGGTCTGGAGTATAACCAGCAGTAATCTGTTTGAAGTCTCTATCCTTCGTGAGGCCAGCATCAGGACCCGCTGTGAGCTTTTCTGGGACACTCAGT
This window encodes:
- the LOC125036545 gene encoding WD repeat-containing protein 73-like, with amino-acid sequence MFDSAAESGDSEDEWFFQSIRRYEDLLMYDVQGVISSAVFRNDNRLLLASSREHTHEVWELSVPEKLTAGPDAGLTKDRDFKQITAGYTPDRTKEMLVINSKVVLSGPKSVCMYNIPSFSDPTDVMSHICDIRNDTGDATLAQSESCIYSATDVTNLTDFNFNTNKVSQLSSLPSQISRKGSDDALKISSIVYRSGKLYIGLSERGITYVYELGTGKVIQEITASDTLSGFWKIDISQDEKFVAFANSNGRVNVYDTRKLSEAVFEEKKEVQDQTKSNHQIHFSPEGNLLSLSGYSKLVEVFDVSDHSDRTEVFCHDGHRDEQISTILTHLWHPSQNKLVFSADDMGTLQAWRFK